A genomic stretch from Setaria italica strain Yugu1 chromosome VII, Setaria_italica_v2.0, whole genome shotgun sequence includes:
- the LOC101767264 gene encoding chlorophyll a-b binding protein CP24 10B, chloroplastic, with translation MALASTSAAAVLKTPFLGARHALANAASVAAAKPAPRRALVVAAAAAKKSWIPAFKSDAEFINPPWLDGSLPGDFGFDPLGLGKDPAFLKWYREAELIHGRWAMAAVLGIFVGQAWSGIPWFEAGADPGAIAPFSFGSLLGTQLLLMGWVESKRWVDFFNPDSQSVEWATPWSRTAENFANFTGDQGYPGGKFFDPLGLAGTVKDGVYIPDTEKLERLKLAEIKHARIAMLAMLTFYFEAGQGKTPLGALGL, from the exons ATGGCGCTCGCgtccacctccgccgcggccgtgctCAAGACCCCGTTCCTCGGGGCCAGGCACGCGCTCGCCAATGCCGcttccgtcgccgccgccaagcccgcgccgcgccgcgcgctcgtcgtcgccgcggcTGCCGCCAAGAAGTCGTGGATCCCCGCCTTCAAGAGCGACGCCGAGTTCATCAACCCGCCATGGCTCGATGGCTC ACTCCCCGGTGACTTCGGCTTCGACCCACTGGGCCTGGGCAAGGACCCGGCGTTCCTCAAGTGGTACCGCGAGGCGGAGCTGATCCACGGGCGGTGGGCGATGGCCGCCGTGCTGGGCATCTTCGTCGGCCAGGCGTGGAGCGGCATCCCCTGGTTCGAGGCCGGCGCCGACCCGGGCGCCATCGCACCCTTCTCCTTCGGCTCCCTCCTCGGCACGCAGCTGCTGCTCATGGGGTGGGTCGAATCCAAGCGGTGGGTCGACTTTTTCAACCCGGACTCGCAGTCCGTCGAGTGGGCCACCCCATGGTCCCGCACCGCCGAGAACTTCGCCAACTTCACCGGCGACCAGGGATACCCCGGCGGCAAGTTCTTCGACccgctcggcctcgccggcaCCGTCAAGGACGGCGTCTACATCCCCGACACCGAGAAGCTCGAGCGGCTCAAGCTGGCCGAGATCAAGCACGCCCGCATCGCCATGCTCGCCATGCTCACCTTCTACTTCGAGGCCGGACAGGGCAAGACGCCGCTCGGCGCGCTCGGCCTATAA